The following are from one region of the Acidimicrobiia bacterium genome:
- the prfB gene encoding peptide chain release factor 2: protein MEPVELRAIVADLSERLADARSFLDVDGKEAELGELRRLASAPDLWNDKDRAREVTRKLARFERIIGHVTDLDRSVEDLSVLLELAVDEEDAGALAEVEQELDGLGKEVATLERESLFFGEYDDRPAIVSISAGAGGVDAQDWADMLVRMYHRYLERSSFSFVVDEYQEGEEAGIKSVTLTITGDNAYGTFESERGTHRLVRISPFDSQARRHTAFAGVDVIPEVEVEDLEIDPEDLRIDTYRASGAGGQHVNKTDSAVRITHLPTGVVVSCQAERSQMQNKARAMQLLAARLAERAREEQAETVASIRGEQHEAGWGRQIRSYVLQPYQMVKDLRTNFEVGDVQGVLDGDIDGLIDSYLQWRRAEQYEA from the coding sequence ATGGAACCCGTCGAGCTTCGCGCAATCGTCGCTGATCTCTCGGAGCGCCTTGCCGATGCTCGATCGTTTCTCGATGTCGACGGCAAGGAAGCCGAGTTGGGCGAGTTGCGTCGGCTGGCGTCGGCACCGGACCTGTGGAACGACAAGGACCGAGCCCGCGAGGTGACCCGAAAGCTCGCACGATTCGAACGAATCATCGGCCATGTCACCGATCTGGATCGCTCGGTCGAAGATCTCAGCGTCCTCCTCGAACTCGCAGTCGACGAGGAGGACGCCGGAGCTCTCGCTGAGGTCGAACAGGAACTCGACGGCCTCGGCAAGGAGGTCGCGACCCTTGAGCGTGAATCGCTGTTCTTTGGCGAGTACGACGATCGTCCCGCCATCGTGTCGATCTCCGCCGGTGCCGGTGGCGTCGATGCCCAGGACTGGGCCGACATGCTCGTTCGGATGTATCACCGGTACCTCGAACGATCGTCGTTCAGCTTCGTGGTCGATGAATACCAGGAAGGGGAGGAGGCAGGGATCAAGTCGGTCACCCTCACGATCACCGGCGACAACGCATATGGCACCTTCGAATCCGAACGAGGGACGCACCGGCTCGTGCGGATCAGCCCGTTCGACTCCCAGGCACGGCGCCACACGGCGTTCGCCGGTGTCGATGTGATCCCGGAAGTCGAAGTCGAGGACCTCGAAATCGATCCGGAGGATCTCCGTATCGACACCTACCGGGCTTCTGGCGCTGGTGGCCAGCATGTCAACAAGACGGATTCGGCGGTTCGGATCACCCATCTTCCAACGGGTGTGGTGGTGTCGTGCCAGGCCGAACGGTCCCAGATGCAGAACAAGGCGAGAGCGATGCAGCTTCTCGCTGCGAGGCTTGCGGAGCGGGCGCGTGAGGAGCAAGCCGAGACAGTCGCTTCGATCCGCGGGGAGCAGCACGAAGCGGGATGGGGGAGACAGATCCGCTCCTATGTGCTCCAGCCCTACCAGATGGTGAAGGACCTCAGAACGAACTTCGAAGTGGGCGATGTCCAAGGGGTGCTCGACGGTGACATCGATGGACTGATCGATTCCTATCTC